The genomic window CGCACATGCTCGACCTGCCTGGCACCGACGACGCCATCGCCGGCATCGGCCCACGGCGACCGCTGTTGCGAGACTCCGATGTCGTCTTCCTGGGCTTGACCGACGACGAAGAGGACGTGCACGGGCAGGTGGGCAGCGTGCGCATCCCGGGGTCGATCGTGTCCGCCGATCCGGCGGCGGCGGCGCGCCGCGCCATCGCCGGGCTGAGCAACGATCATGTCGTGGTCCACATCGATGTCGACGTGCTGGACTTCCTCCAGGTACCCGCGGCCGACGTACCCTCCTACGGTCGTGGGCTCTCACTCCGCGACCTCACCGAATTGCTCCGCGTCCTCCTCCAAGAGCCACGGTGCGCCGGCGCGCTGCTCGTGGAATACAACCCCGACCACGACCCAGAACGTGTCGCGGCGAAGGCGCTCGTGAGCATGCTGCAAGCGGCGTTGGCATGACTGCCGCGTGATCCGATAGACCGTCGTCAGGCCGTGGCGCAGCGCGCGGCCGCCCCACCGAGTCGTGCAGGAGAGGCGCGCGCAGGAATCCTGCCCCTGCTAGACCTCAGCGGCGAACGACGCGGTGCGAAGCTGCAGCTCTTCGATCCGTCGCTGGCGGGCCGCTTCGAGGTCGTACCCCTCGTAGGCGAGCGGGGGAGTGCGGCGCACGTTCCGCGAGCATTGGAACTCCTCGCAGACCAGCGTGCCAATCGTGTTGCCGTTGCGCCCCGCCTTGCCCGAGCGCTTGGCGCTGAAGAACACCACGCTGTTCGGGAGGGTGACGTCGTTGCACCACGCGCACTGGGCGCGCGAGCGCGGTGACGTCGTGGCCTGCTGCAGCAGGATGCCGATGAGGTCGCCGTCCAACGACGGCACCACGGCATACGCGCGCCGGCCGATCTTCGGGTCGCGCCAGCCCAGGTAATCCAGTCGATCCCAGTCGAGCGTCTCGAAACCGGCGGGAAGGGTGAGGTCGCTGACCTCCTTGCGAGAGGCGTTGACGAAGGACGCGCGGAGGGTCTTCTCGGTGATGGGGAGCATGGTTTCGCTTTCGGTGATGCCCGGGCGCGTCATGCGCGCCGCACGGGCGTAGGCGTTAAGGGGTCGGTGATGGCGGCCGCGTCAGAAGACGCGACCGGGGGCATCACGCCCTGATGCCGGCGATACGGGCGCCGACCACCTCCGGGAAGCTCACCCGCCAAGCCTACGCTTCGGCATCAAGGCAAGGCGCTTGACCCTGTGGCGACCACACGGTCTTG from Microbacterium sp. zg-Y625 includes these protein-coding regions:
- a CDS encoding FBP domain-containing protein, which encodes MLPITEKTLRASFVNASRKEVSDLTLPAGFETLDWDRLDYLGWRDPKIGRRAYAVVPSLDGDLIGILLQQATTSPRSRAQCAWCNDVTLPNSVVFFSAKRSGKAGRNGNTIGTLVCEEFQCSRNVRRTPPLAYEGYDLEAARQRRIEELQLRTASFAAEV